The following proteins come from a genomic window of Paenibacillus swuensis:
- a CDS encoding (Fe-S)-binding protein codes for MRCGFCLPACPTFKETGVEAESPRGRISLMKAAVDGLMEPNVMFEEQMNHCLGCRACEPACPADVKYGQLIEQAREAVELHTTQHRWWVKGVRKAVFKQLFPHQHRMRLLGAAMNVYKKSGVQTLIRKTNAVGMFSSQLASMERILPDASGKGIVEIMGTRVAAKGEKHGTVGMFRGCLMDVMFTETNRKTVELLSEAGFDVVIPEAQNCCGALHAHSGEKEQAKELAKHNIRAFQEAGVDFIVSNAGGCGAILVEYDHLLHEEPEWHDQAIWFAKRVKDISTILAEKGRPLQYAALPQDQGTARVTYQDSCHLRNVMKGGQAPRQLLQQAAGGAYVEMKDAGSCCGSAGIYNMTQPEMSNQILEHKMENVNAAGVRYVVTSNPGCHLQMKLGIEKHGCSGQMEALHIADFLYDRLVR; via the coding sequence ATGCGGTGCGGGTTCTGCCTGCCCGCCTGCCCGACCTTCAAAGAAACGGGAGTGGAGGCTGAGTCGCCGCGCGGGCGGATTTCGCTGATGAAGGCGGCGGTGGACGGTCTGATGGAGCCGAACGTCATGTTCGAAGAGCAGATGAATCACTGCCTGGGCTGCCGTGCATGCGAACCGGCCTGTCCGGCGGACGTCAAGTACGGCCAGCTGATCGAACAGGCCCGCGAGGCGGTGGAGCTGCATACGACGCAGCACCGCTGGTGGGTGAAAGGCGTGCGAAAAGCTGTGTTCAAACAGCTGTTCCCCCATCAACACCGGATGCGCCTGCTGGGTGCGGCAATGAACGTGTATAAGAAATCGGGCGTCCAGACGTTGATTCGGAAGACCAATGCGGTCGGGATGTTTTCCAGTCAGCTCGCTTCCATGGAGAGAATCCTGCCCGACGCTTCGGGCAAAGGAATTGTCGAAATAATGGGGACGCGGGTTGCTGCCAAAGGAGAGAAGCATGGAACGGTTGGTATGTTCCGGGGCTGTTTAATGGATGTGATGTTCACGGAAACGAACCGGAAAACAGTGGAGTTGTTGTCCGAAGCGGGTTTCGATGTCGTTATTCCCGAAGCCCAGAACTGCTGCGGCGCTCTCCATGCGCACAGCGGGGAGAAGGAGCAGGCGAAGGAACTGGCCAAGCACAACATTCGTGCATTTCAGGAGGCCGGTGTGGATTTCATCGTCTCGAATGCGGGAGGCTGCGGGGCGATTCTGGTGGAATACGACCACCTGCTTCATGAGGAGCCGGAATGGCATGATCAGGCGATCTGGTTCGCCAAACGGGTGAAAGATATCAGCACAATCCTGGCGGAAAAGGGGCGGCCGCTGCAATACGCGGCTTTACCGCAAGACCAAGGGACGGCTCGTGTCACCTATCAGGATTCCTGCCACCTGCGCAACGTCATGAAAGGCGGACAAGCGCCGCGTCAGCTGTTGCAGCAAGCAGCCGGCGGCGCTTATGTAGAAATGAAGGATGCCGGCTCCTGCTGCGGTTCGGCAGGCATCTATAACATGACCCAGCCGGAGATGTCGAATCAAATCCTGGAGCATAAGATGGAGAACGTGAACGCGGCCGGCGTCAGGTATGTGGTCACCAGCAACCCGGGCTGCCATCTGCAAATGAAGCTCGGGATTGAGAAGCATGGCTGCAGCGGCCAAATGGAGGCCTTACATATCGCCGATTTTCTGTATGACCGCTTGGTGCGGTGA
- a CDS encoding FAD-linked oxidase C-terminal domain-containing protein, with amino-acid sequence MDSNVKHLLRGIVGDAYFKDDAQSLVTHSYDGTPMLQSLPDGVIYPRNTAEVSAIMKVLHEHRIPLVSRGSGTNLCGGTVPVHGGVVMVMHRMNAIVEVDTQNLTATVQPGIITKQFIEHIEGLGLFYPPDPSSMAISTIGGNIAECSGGLRGLKYGTTKDYVLGLECVLADGQILRTGGKLMKDVAGYDLTKLLIGSEGTLAVITEATLKLIPPPKAKKTMLAMYTDIYGAARTVSSIIENRIIPATLEIMDNPTIRVVDDFAKLGLPLDMAAILLIEQDGEPEMVERDIAKISGICREEQAARISIAETPEEALKLLTARRSAFTALARLRPTTILEDATVPRSKIAEMVLEINRIAEKHNVQICTFGHAGDGNLHPTATTDARDLEEVHRVEAAFEDIFEAAIRLGGTITGEHGVGMVKAPYLEWKVGGPGIQVMEAIKEAFDPHNLLNPGKMFAKESRRRVVIERG; translated from the coding sequence ATGGACAGTAATGTGAAACATTTGCTCCGCGGGATCGTGGGCGATGCTTATTTCAAAGACGATGCGCAGTCGCTGGTGACGCATTCTTACGACGGGACGCCCATGCTGCAGTCGCTGCCTGACGGGGTAATCTATCCCCGGAATACGGCTGAGGTATCCGCTATCATGAAAGTGCTTCACGAGCACCGGATTCCGCTCGTCAGCCGGGGGTCAGGAACGAATTTATGCGGCGGCACGGTGCCTGTTCACGGCGGTGTCGTGATGGTGATGCACCGGATGAATGCGATTGTGGAAGTGGATACGCAGAATTTAACTGCCACCGTTCAGCCGGGAATCATCACAAAGCAGTTTATTGAGCATATCGAGGGGCTAGGGCTGTTCTACCCTCCGGATCCTAGCAGTATGGCGATCTCCACAATCGGCGGAAATATCGCGGAATGCTCCGGCGGACTCCGCGGCTTGAAATACGGAACGACCAAAGATTACGTGCTGGGGCTGGAGTGCGTGCTCGCTGATGGGCAGATTCTGCGGACGGGCGGGAAGCTGATGAAGGATGTGGCGGGCTATGACCTGACAAAGCTGTTAATAGGCTCCGAAGGGACATTGGCGGTCATTACCGAAGCGACGTTAAAGCTGATTCCCCCTCCTAAGGCCAAAAAGACGATGCTCGCCATGTACACGGACATTTACGGAGCCGCCCGGACGGTATCCAGCATTATCGAAAACCGGATCATTCCGGCGACGCTGGAGATTATGGACAATCCGACGATCCGGGTCGTGGATGATTTCGCGAAGCTCGGACTGCCGCTGGATATGGCGGCTATCCTGCTGATCGAGCAGGACGGCGAACCGGAAATGGTCGAGCGGGATATCGCGAAGATTTCCGGGATTTGCCGGGAAGAACAGGCTGCAAGGATCAGCATCGCGGAGACGCCGGAGGAAGCGCTTAAGCTGCTGACGGCAAGACGGAGCGCGTTTACGGCACTGGCCAGGCTGCGTCCAACTACGATACTGGAGGATGCAACGGTGCCGCGCTCCAAAATCGCCGAGATGGTGCTGGAGATCAACCGGATCGCTGAAAAGCACAACGTACAGATTTGTACGTTCGGCCATGCGGGCGACGGAAACCTGCATCCGACAGCCACGACCGATGCGAGGGATCTGGAAGAGGTACACCGGGTGGAGGCGGCTTTTGAGGATATTTTCGAAGCCGCAATCCGGCTGGGCGGTACGATTACGGGTGAGCATGGTGTAGGCATGGTGAAGGCTCCTTACCTGGAATGGAAAGTGGGCGGTCCCGGCATTCAAGTGATGGAGGCCATTAAAGAGGCGTTCGACCCGCACAATCTGCTGAATCCGGGCAAAATGTTTGCGAAAGAGTCCAGGCGCAGGGTGGTGATTGAGCGTGGCTAA
- a CDS encoding anhydro-N-acetylmuramic acid kinase: MSGTSLDGIDAAVVRIEGQGIDSRVELLHFLSLPYTEELREKLKELCSEQHSSSPAISGMSFYLAQNWANAVKEAVRQAGLSMADIDLVSSHGQTIWHMPYADPQDSFRPKSTLQIGDLSVLAKATGVLTVGDFRPADMAVGGQGAPLTPYADYIMFRHKDKGRILQNIGGISNCASIPAGAGPERMIAFDTGPGNMIIDQAAYELSGGQLAYDQGGAWASEGRVDERLLAEMMEHPYLSKHPVKTTGREEFGKDYASGWILRALSDSLPAADIMATFTAFTARTIARSYRDFILPDTRIEEVLVSGGGAHNETLMNMLADELPELRVMTSDQAGISADGKEAVAFAIFADHYIQGVPNNLTSATGAQRPTVMGKLALPW; the protein is encoded by the coding sequence GCCGCTGTAGTCCGCATCGAAGGGCAAGGCATTGACTCCAGAGTGGAATTGCTTCATTTCTTGTCTCTTCCTTACACAGAAGAGCTCCGGGAGAAGTTGAAAGAACTGTGCTCGGAGCAGCATTCCAGCTCACCTGCGATCAGCGGGATGAGTTTTTACTTGGCTCAAAATTGGGCGAATGCGGTGAAAGAGGCTGTCCGGCAGGCGGGACTGTCCATGGCTGATATTGATCTGGTCAGCTCGCACGGGCAGACGATCTGGCATATGCCGTACGCGGACCCGCAGGATTCCTTCCGTCCGAAATCCACGCTGCAAATCGGGGATTTGTCTGTGCTGGCCAAGGCGACAGGGGTGCTGACCGTGGGGGATTTCCGCCCGGCGGATATGGCGGTCGGCGGTCAGGGGGCCCCGCTTACGCCGTATGCCGATTACATTATGTTCCGGCACAAGGACAAGGGCAGAATACTGCAAAATATAGGCGGCATCAGCAATTGCGCGTCGATCCCGGCAGGCGCCGGTCCGGAGCGAATGATCGCTTTTGACACGGGACCTGGCAATATGATCATTGATCAGGCGGCCTATGAGTTAAGCGGGGGACAGCTGGCCTATGACCAGGGAGGCGCGTGGGCATCCGAAGGCCGAGTGGACGAACGTCTGCTGGCTGAAATGATGGAGCATCCATACCTGTCCAAGCATCCTGTAAAAACGACCGGCCGTGAGGAGTTCGGCAAGGATTACGCATCCGGGTGGATCCTGCGTGCGCTTTCGGACAGTTTGCCTGCGGCCGATATCATGGCTACATTTACTGCTTTTACGGCACGAACGATTGCCCGGAGTTACCGCGACTTTATTTTGCCTGATACAAGGATTGAGGAAGTGCTGGTTTCCGGCGGAGGCGCTCATAACGAAACGTTGATGAACATGCTGGCCGACGAGCTCCCCGAGCTGAGGGTGATGACCTCGGATCAGGCGGGCATAAGTGCGGATGGGAAGGAAGCGGTCGCTTTCGCTATCTTTGCGGATCATTATATTCAAGGTGTGCCTAACAACCTGACCTCCGCGACAGGGGCGCAACGGCCGACGGTGATGGGAAAGCTGGCTTTGCCGTGGTAG